One window of the Eucalyptus grandis isolate ANBG69807.140 chromosome 6, ASM1654582v1, whole genome shotgun sequence genome contains the following:
- the LOC104429884 gene encoding amino acid permease 3-like, with amino-acid sequence MSLPNNRESDNNASQNGSQHGGTVWTTSIHIITSVIGVGVLSLAWATAQLGWIASPIIMLLFAFVTFYTSQILAACFSPDDNKDKYIDVVDANLGGFKVKLCGLVESVTIFGAAVSYTIASSIRLANIERSICFHKHGVEHPCPIKRNRYMIAVGIIEILLSQILQSYHVEWISIVAAVMSLCYSSIEVFLGIAKIKATGKIRGSLAGISTSTVTSTQKLWGWFQALGVMAFAYEYFLVFPEILGTIRYKESVLKTMKKACLVSIPVATLVYVLSGCIGFAVSGSTVPRNLLTEFGFYEPYWLASIADGTLVIHLIGAFQVYCQPLFTFFEDKVKYAFRLSPSKCFFFKLVWRTVFVIASTVISLLLPFFIDIIGLLGALNFGSSRSISRLRCTLIR; translated from the exons ATGTCCCTGCCGAACAACCGGGAAAGCGATAACAATGCCTCACAAAATGGCTCCCAACACGGAGGGACAGTATGGACAACGAGTattcacataatcacatcaGTGATCGGTGTTGGAGTCCTGTCCCTGGCTTGGGCCACCGCACAGCTGGGCTGGATTGCCAGCCCCATCATCATGCTTCTGTTCGCCTTTGTCACTTTTTACACCTCCCAAATCCTCGCCGCCTGTTTCAGCCCTGACGACAACAAGGACAAGTACATAGATGTCGTCGATGCCAATCTTG GCGGGTTCAAAGTCAAGCTTTGTGGGCTGGTTGAGTCCGTGACCATCTTTGGGGCTGCCGTCAGTTACACCATTGCATCTTCCATTCGCCTGGC GAATATCGAGAGGTCCATTTGCTTCCACAAGCACGGTGTCGAGCACCCGTGCCCCATCAAAAGGAATCGTTACATGATTGCAGTCGGCATCATTGAGATCCTTCTCTCTCAGATCCTCCAATCATATCATGTGGAGTGGATATCTATTGTCGCTGCTGTCATGTCCCTTTGCTACTCCAGCATTGAAGTTTTCCTAGGAATTGCCAAAATTAAAG CAACGGGTAAAATCAGGGGAAGCCTCGCTGGAATCAGCACCAGCACCGTGACCTCAACACAGAAGCTATGGGGGTGGTTTCAGGCACTTGGTGTCATGGCCTTTGCCTATGAATACTTCCTCGTCTTCCCTGAAATTCTG GGCACGATCCGGTACAAAGAATCCGTATTAAAGACGATGAAGAAGGCGTGTCTAGTCAGCATACCAGTCGCAACCCTGGTCTACGTGTTATCCGGGTGCATAGGCTTCGCCGTCTCTGGCAGCACGGTGCCCAGAAACCTCCTCACCGAGTTTGGCTTCTACGAACCATACTGGTTGGCCAGCATCGCCGACGGCACTCTCGTGATCCACCTCATCGGCGCATTCCAAGTCTATTGCCAACCCCTATTCACCTTCTTCGAGGACAAGGTGAAGTATGCATTCCGGCTCAGCCCATCCAAGTGCTTCTTCTTCAAGTTGGTCTGGAGGACAGTCTTCGTGATTGCGTCCACCGTGATCTCCCTGCTCCTCCCATTCTTCATCGACATTATCGGGCTGCTCGGAGCGCTGAATTTTGGCTCCTCACGGTCTATTTCCCGGTTGAGATGTACATtaataagatga
- the LOC120294521 gene encoding pentatricopeptide repeat-containing protein At1g77360, mitochondrial-like, with the protein MKEGNRSIYKARNLNAHLRQSVGELDGSHAIKIDRDGGSPLVRAAGQIDKALGIVKEMDSTACRPTSFICSVLVHTYGIAKQIEDAVETFLEMERNGIEADVVAYNSPISAFCQDNKFKNVKRILSEMESRRVNPNSGTCNIILTNLINNGETDEAYSFFRRLIKVCESDAETYTMMIKKFCLRDELAMALKVWKYMNLKRFIPSMHTYSALIYGLCEKGNLPRACDLWEEMMEKGIRSSRMTFGRVRQLLTKEGREDVL; encoded by the exons ATGAAAGAGGGCAACAGAAGCATCTACAAAGCTAGGAACCTAAATGCCCACCTGCGACAGTCTGTTGGTGAGTTGGATGGATC TCATGCCATTAAGATTGATAGAGACGGTGGATCGCCGCTGGTGAGGGCAGCCGGGCAGATTGATAAGGCTCTTGGAATTGTCAAGGAAATGGATTCCACTGCCTGTCGGCCAACATCTTTCATTTGTAGTGTTCTCGTACATACCTATGGGATAGCAAAACAGATTGAAGATGCTGTGGAGACATTCCTAGAAATGGAAAGGAATGGAATTGAGGCTGACGTGGTAGCATATAATTCCCCGATTAGCGCCTTTTGCCaagataacaaatttaaaaacgTGAAAAGGATTTTGAGTGAGATGGAGAGCAGGCGAGTTAATCCCAACTCAGGGACCTGCAAtattattttgactaatttGATTAATAATGGGGAAACCGATGAAGCTTACAGCTTCTTCCGGAGATTGATCAAGGTTTGTGAGTCTGATGCAGAAACATATACAATGATGATAAAGAAGTTCTGCCTGAGGGATGAGCTGGCGATGGCTCTTAAGGTGTGGAAGTATATGAACTTGAAGCGATTCATACCAAGTATGCACACTTACTCAGCTCTCATATATGGCTTATGCGAGAAGGGTAATTTACCAAGGGCTTGTGACTTATGGGAAGAGATGATGGAGAAAGGGATCCGCTCATCACGTATGACTTTTGGGAGGGTAAGGCAATTGCTTACaaaggaagggagagaggacGTGTTGTAA